In Sodalis ligni, a single genomic region encodes these proteins:
- a CDS encoding NADP(H)-dependent aldo-keto reductase, which produces MYYHRIPHSSLEVSVLGLGTMTFGEQNTEAQAHEQLDHAVAAGVNLIDTAEMYPVPPRPETQGLTETYIGNWLHRHGQREKIILATKVTGPSRGNDASIRPQQILDRKNIRKALDDSLQRLQTDYVDLYQVHWPQRATNCFGQLNYRYTDEKLAVTILETLEALNEQVRAGKIRYLGISNETPWGAMRYLQLAEKHDLPRIVTVQNPYSLLNRSFEVGMAEISQFEGLELLAYSSLAFGTLTGKYLNGAKPAGARNTLFSRFTRYSSPHTQRAIAEYVALAGRFGLDPAQMALAFVRRQPFVASTLLGATTLDQLKSNLASLTLRLDDEIIDALEEIHQRFTFPAP; this is translated from the coding sequence ATGTATTATCACCGTATCCCCCACAGTTCTCTTGAAGTCAGCGTTCTGGGATTGGGCACCATGACTTTTGGTGAACAAAACACGGAGGCCCAGGCCCATGAGCAGCTGGATCATGCCGTCGCAGCAGGCGTCAACCTGATCGACACGGCTGAAATGTATCCGGTCCCGCCCCGGCCTGAAACCCAGGGACTGACGGAGACTTATATCGGTAACTGGCTGCACAGACACGGCCAGCGGGAAAAAATCATCCTGGCCACCAAAGTCACCGGCCCGTCACGGGGCAATGACGCATCTATCCGGCCACAGCAGATTCTCGATCGCAAAAACATCCGCAAGGCGCTGGACGACAGCCTGCAGCGACTGCAAACCGATTATGTGGATCTTTACCAGGTGCACTGGCCGCAGCGGGCCACCAACTGTTTCGGCCAACTGAATTACCGCTACACCGATGAAAAACTGGCAGTGACCATACTGGAAACCCTGGAAGCGCTGAATGAGCAGGTGCGGGCCGGTAAAATCCGCTATCTGGGTATTTCCAACGAGACCCCATGGGGCGCCATGCGTTATCTCCAGTTGGCGGAAAAACACGATCTTCCGCGCATTGTTACGGTGCAGAATCCCTATAGCCTGCTCAATCGCAGTTTCGAAGTCGGCATGGCGGAAATCAGCCAGTTTGAAGGGCTGGAGCTGCTGGCTTATTCCAGCCTGGCGTTCGGCACCCTGACCGGCAAGTACCTCAACGGCGCAAAGCCCGCCGGCGCGCGCAATACCCTGTTCAGCCGTTTCACGCGCTATAGCTCGCCGCACACCCAGCGGGCAATCGCCGAGTATGTCGCCCTGGCGGGACGTTTTGGCCTGGACCCGGCGCAAATGGCCCTGGCGTTTGTACGCCGGCAGCCCTTTGTGGCATCTACCCTGCTGGGCGCCACCACACTGGATCAGTTAAAAAGCAATCTGGCCAGCCTGACGCTGCGGCTGGATGACGAAATCATCGACGCCTTGGAAGAAATCCATCAGCGCTTTACCTTTCCCGCACCCTAA
- a CDS encoding TerC family protein, translated as MFDWILDPNAWLALGTLTILEIVLGIDNIIFLSLVVAKLPPTQQGKARGMGLFGAMVMRLCLLASISWVIRLTFPLFTVLGNAISLRDLILMLGGLFLIWKSSKEIHQSLEGSEEAQNSRVSSFTGAIVQIMLLDIIFSLDSVITAVGLSNHLFIMMLAVVISVGVMLYAARPIGEFVARHPSVKMLALSFLILIGFTLILESVDVHVPKGYIYFAMFFSMAVEALNLARSKKTDQAGRSGSDLEG; from the coding sequence ATGTTTGATTGGATCCTGGACCCCAACGCGTGGCTGGCGCTGGGCACCCTGACTATCTTGGAAATCGTCCTTGGTATCGACAATATCATTTTCCTTTCTCTGGTAGTCGCCAAGCTTCCCCCTACCCAGCAAGGCAAAGCTCGCGGCATGGGGCTGTTCGGCGCCATGGTGATGCGGTTATGTCTGCTGGCATCTATTTCCTGGGTGATCCGTTTAACGTTTCCCCTGTTCACCGTTCTGGGCAACGCCATCTCCCTGCGGGATTTGATTCTCATGCTCGGCGGGTTGTTCCTGATTTGGAAATCCAGCAAGGAAATCCACCAGTCGCTGGAAGGGAGCGAAGAGGCGCAAAACAGCCGCGTCAGCTCCTTTACCGGCGCCATCGTGCAGATTATGCTGCTGGATATCATCTTCAGCCTGGATTCGGTGATAACCGCGGTGGGTTTGTCCAATCATCTGTTCATCATGATGCTGGCGGTGGTGATCTCCGTGGGGGTAATGCTGTATGCCGCCCGGCCCATCGGCGAGTTTGTCGCCAGGCACCCTTCCGTGAAGATGCTAGCCCTGTCGTTTCTGATTTTGATAGGCTTCACGCTGATTTTGGAAAGCGTTGATGTTCATGTGCCCAAGGGATACATTTATTTCGCCATGTTCTTTTCGATGGCGGTGGAAGCGCTGAATCTCGCCAGAAGCAAAAAAACCGATCAGGCCGGGCGCTCCGGCTCGGATCTTGAGGGATGA
- the mutH gene encoding DNA mismatch repair endonuclease MutH — translation MTLPLVSTLVTPPVNEVELLARASALAGYTLGELATHAGLVLPANLKRDKGWIGVLLERYLGASAGSKPEQDFADIGVELKTIPVDSAGRPLETTFVCVAPLTGNSGVTWETSHVRYKLARVLWIPVEGSRDIPLAARRVGTPLLWSPDAQEELRLKQDWEELMDLIVLGQVEKITARHGEVLQLRPKAANSRALTAAIGEFGQPIMTLPRGFYLKKTFTGPLLARHFLI, via the coding sequence ATGACCCTGCCGTTGGTTTCAACTCTCGTGACGCCGCCGGTCAATGAAGTTGAATTATTGGCCCGCGCCAGTGCCCTGGCGGGTTATACCCTGGGTGAGCTGGCAACCCATGCCGGACTGGTGCTGCCCGCCAATCTCAAGCGCGACAAAGGCTGGATCGGCGTGCTACTGGAGCGTTATCTCGGCGCCAGCGCCGGCAGCAAACCGGAACAAGACTTTGCCGATATCGGCGTTGAACTCAAGACCATCCCGGTGGATAGCGCGGGAAGGCCGCTGGAAACCACCTTTGTCTGCGTGGCGCCCCTCACCGGCAATAGCGGCGTCACTTGGGAAACCAGCCATGTACGCTATAAGCTGGCGCGGGTGCTGTGGATACCGGTGGAAGGCAGCCGGGATATTCCGTTGGCCGCGCGCCGGGTCGGCACGCCGTTGCTGTGGAGCCCTGACGCCCAAGAAGAGCTGAGGCTAAAGCAGGACTGGGAGGAATTGATGGATCTTATCGTATTGGGGCAGGTGGAAAAAATCACTGCCCGGCACGGCGAGGTTCTGCAGCTGCGTCCCAAAGCCGCTAATAGCCGGGCTCTTACCGCCGCCATCGGCGAATTCGGGCAGCCGATCATGACCTTGCCCAGGGGATTCTACCTGAAGAAAACCTTCACCGGCCCGTTGCTGGCCCGGCATTTCCTGATTTAG
- the rppH gene encoding RNA pyrophosphohydrolase, producing MIDDDGYRPNVGIVICNRDGQVLWARRYGQHSWQFPQGGINAGETAEQAMYRELFEEVGLSRKDVRILAATRNWLRYKLPKRLVRWDTKPVCIGQKQKWFLLQIMCQDADINMQRGGTPEFDGWRWVSFWYPVRQVVSFKRDVYRRVMKEFSTTVMPLQEGAPQRSCPAYRRKRG from the coding sequence GTGATCGATGATGATGGCTACCGCCCGAATGTTGGTATCGTAATCTGTAATCGTGACGGACAGGTCTTGTGGGCCAGGCGCTACGGACAACACTCATGGCAATTCCCCCAGGGCGGCATTAATGCCGGCGAGACCGCTGAGCAGGCAATGTACCGTGAATTGTTCGAAGAGGTGGGATTAAGTCGCAAAGATGTGCGCATACTCGCCGCTACCCGCAACTGGCTGCGTTACAAACTGCCAAAGCGGCTGGTTCGCTGGGACACAAAGCCGGTCTGTATCGGGCAAAAGCAAAAGTGGTTTTTGCTACAGATTATGTGTCAGGACGCCGATATCAATATGCAGCGCGGGGGCACACCTGAATTTGATGGCTGGCGCTGGGTCAGCTTTTGGTACCCTGTCCGCCAGGTGGTTTCGTTCAAGAGGGACGTTTACCGCCGGGTCATGAAAGAATTCTCTACCACTGTCATGCCGTTGCAGGAAGGCGCTCCGCAACGGTCTTGTCCTGCTTATCGACGAAAGAGGGGATGA
- the ptsP gene encoding phosphoenolpyruvate--protein phosphotransferase, with product MLTRLREIVEKVAAAPRLSDTLDILVNETCLAMNTEVCSVYLADNDRRCYYLMATRGLQKPRGRTITLAFDQGIVGLVGRLAEPINLADAHTHPSFQYIPAVKEERFRSFLGVPIIHRRQLLGVLVVQQREHRQFDESEESFMVTLATQMAGILSQSQLNALFGQYRQTRIRALAAAPGVAIAQGWVDTSQPSLDQVFPASSLDSALERERLTFALGEAAAEFRRFSKRFNASAQQDSAAIFDLYSHLLNDARLKRELFAQIDGGSVAEWAVKYVIEQFAEQFAQLNDSYMRERANDLRALGQRLLFHLDDSTQRVTQWPSRFVLVADELSATLLAEVPQSKMVGVVVRDGAANSHAAILVRAMGIPTVMGADIQPLLLNQRLLVVDGYRGELLVDPEPVLVQEYQRLISEEKELSRLAEDDVEQPARLKSGERIQIMLNAGLSAEHEQRLGDRVDGVGLYRTEIPFMLQSGFPSEDEQVAQYQGMLQLFPSKSVTLRTLDVGSDKQLPYMAPINEENPCLGWRGIRITLDQPEIFLIQVRAMLRANAATGNLSILLPMITSVDEIDEARRMIDRAGREVEEMLGYALPPLRVGIMIEVPAMVFMLSSLVNRVDFISVGTNDLTQYLLAVDRNNTRVAAMYDSLHPAMLQVLQKIIVECGRLGLDCSLCGEMAGDPMGALLLTGMGYRSLSMNGRTVARIKYLLRNVELSDAEQLAERVLVAHNAIDVRHQVAAFLERRGLGGLIRGGR from the coding sequence ATGCTCACGCGTTTACGAGAGATCGTTGAGAAGGTTGCCGCCGCGCCGCGTTTGTCGGATACGCTGGATATCCTGGTTAATGAAACCTGTCTGGCGATGAACACTGAGGTTTGCTCGGTTTATCTGGCGGACAACGATCGTCGCTGCTACTACCTTATGGCTACGCGCGGTTTACAAAAACCGCGCGGGCGCACCATCACGCTGGCATTCGACCAAGGGATCGTCGGGCTGGTGGGACGGCTGGCGGAACCCATCAACCTGGCCGATGCCCATACCCATCCCAGTTTTCAATACATCCCCGCCGTAAAAGAAGAACGTTTTCGTTCCTTCCTCGGCGTACCGATTATCCATCGCCGCCAACTGCTGGGCGTGCTGGTGGTGCAGCAGCGCGAACATCGCCAGTTCGATGAAAGCGAAGAGTCGTTTATGGTGACGCTGGCCACGCAAATGGCCGGCATTCTTTCGCAGTCCCAGCTGAACGCCCTGTTCGGCCAGTATCGCCAGACACGCATCCGCGCGCTGGCGGCCGCGCCGGGGGTGGCTATCGCCCAGGGCTGGGTGGATACCAGCCAGCCGTCGCTGGATCAGGTCTTTCCGGCGTCGTCACTGGACAGCGCCCTGGAACGGGAGCGGCTGACCTTTGCCCTTGGCGAGGCGGCGGCGGAATTTCGCCGTTTCAGCAAACGTTTTAACGCCAGCGCCCAGCAAGACAGCGCGGCCATCTTCGATCTTTATTCCCATTTGCTTAACGATGCCCGCCTCAAGCGCGAGCTGTTTGCACAAATCGACGGCGGATCGGTAGCGGAATGGGCGGTGAAATATGTCATTGAACAGTTCGCCGAACAGTTCGCCCAGCTTAACGACAGCTACATGCGCGAGCGGGCCAACGATTTACGGGCATTGGGGCAACGGCTGCTGTTCCATTTGGACGACAGCACCCAGCGCGTGACGCAGTGGCCGTCCCGTTTTGTGCTGGTGGCCGATGAGCTGAGCGCCACGCTGCTGGCGGAAGTGCCGCAAAGTAAAATGGTCGGCGTGGTGGTGCGCGACGGGGCCGCCAATTCCCACGCCGCCATACTGGTCCGGGCCATGGGCATTCCGACGGTGATGGGCGCGGATATCCAACCCTTGCTGCTGAACCAGCGCCTGCTGGTGGTGGACGGTTATCGCGGCGAGCTGCTGGTGGATCCGGAACCGGTGCTGGTGCAGGAGTATCAGCGCCTCATCAGCGAGGAAAAAGAGCTTAGCCGCCTGGCGGAAGATGATGTGGAACAGCCGGCGCGGCTTAAAAGCGGCGAGCGGATCCAAATCATGCTGAATGCCGGTCTAAGCGCCGAGCACGAACAGCGGCTGGGTGACCGGGTGGATGGGGTCGGGCTGTATCGTACCGAAATCCCTTTTATGCTGCAAAGCGGTTTTCCGTCGGAAGATGAGCAGGTGGCGCAATATCAGGGCATGCTGCAGCTGTTTCCCAGCAAATCCGTTACGCTGCGTACCCTGGATGTGGGGTCGGATAAACAGCTGCCCTATATGGCCCCCATCAACGAAGAGAACCCGTGCCTCGGCTGGCGCGGAATCCGCATTACCCTGGATCAGCCGGAAATCTTCCTGATCCAGGTGCGGGCCATGCTGCGCGCCAATGCGGCCACCGGCAACCTCAGCATTTTACTGCCGATGATCACAAGCGTGGACGAAATTGACGAGGCCCGGCGGATGATCGACCGGGCCGGCCGCGAAGTGGAAGAGATGCTGGGCTATGCGTTGCCGCCCCTGCGGGTGGGTATCATGATTGAAGTGCCCGCCATGGTGTTTATGCTATCTTCCCTGGTGAACCGGGTGGATTTTATTTCGGTGGGCACCAACGATTTGACCCAATATCTGCTGGCGGTGGATCGTAACAATACCCGGGTGGCGGCTATGTATGACAGCCTGCACCCGGCGATGCTGCAGGTGCTGCAAAAGATTATCGTGGAATGCGGGCGGCTGGGGCTCGATTGCAGCCTGTGCGGGGAGATGGCGGGGGACCCCATGGGGGCACTGCTGCTCACCGGCATGGGCTATCGGTCCCTGAGTATGAACGGACGCACCGTGGCCAGAATCAAATATCTGCTGCGCAACGTTGAGCTCAGCGATGCCGAACAGCTGGCGGAGCGGGTGCTGGTGGCGCATAACGCCATTGACGTACGCCATCAGGTGGCGGCATTTTTAGAACGTCGCGGCCTGGGCGGCCTGATTCGCGGCGGTCGCTGA
- the lgt gene encoding prolipoprotein diacylglyceryl transferase produces the protein MTTNYLAFPQFDPVIFSVGPVALHWYGLMYLIGFVFAMWLAVRRANRPGSGWTKEEVENLLYAGFLGVFLGGRIGYVLFYNLPLFLDNPLYLFKVWDGGMSFHGGLIGVICVMLWFAHRTKRHFFQVADFIAPMVPFGLGAGRLGNFINGELWGRVTTDTPWAMLFPGSRDEDLALLPFHPEWQTIFDRYGVLPRHPSQLYELLLEGVVLFIILNFFIRKPRPLGSVSGLFLICYGAFRIIVEFFRQPDAQLGLFDDAISMGQILSLPMIIAGVIMIIWAYRRRPQQQLS, from the coding sequence ATGACAACGAATTATCTGGCTTTTCCTCAGTTTGACCCGGTGATTTTCTCCGTGGGTCCGGTTGCCCTTCATTGGTACGGTCTCATGTACCTGATTGGTTTCGTCTTTGCCATGTGGCTGGCGGTGCGCCGGGCCAATCGTCCCGGCAGCGGCTGGACCAAAGAGGAAGTGGAAAACCTGTTATATGCCGGTTTTCTGGGCGTGTTTCTGGGCGGACGCATCGGCTATGTGCTGTTTTATAACCTGCCGCTGTTTCTTGACAATCCGCTTTATCTCTTCAAGGTCTGGGACGGAGGCATGTCGTTCCATGGCGGTTTGATTGGCGTAATCTGCGTCATGCTGTGGTTTGCCCACCGCACCAAACGCCACTTCTTCCAGGTGGCGGATTTTATCGCGCCGATGGTTCCCTTCGGGCTGGGGGCCGGCCGGCTTGGCAACTTCATCAATGGTGAACTCTGGGGGCGGGTGACCACCGATACCCCGTGGGCCATGCTGTTCCCCGGATCCCGCGACGAGGATTTAGCGCTGTTGCCGTTTCATCCGGAATGGCAGACGATCTTTGACCGTTATGGGGTATTGCCCCGCCATCCCTCGCAGCTATATGAATTATTGCTGGAAGGGGTAGTGCTGTTTATCATTCTTAACTTTTTTATCCGCAAACCACGCCCGTTGGGCAGCGTATCGGGCCTGTTTCTCATCTGTTACGGCGCGTTTCGCATTATCGTGGAATTCTTCCGCCAGCCCGATGCGCAATTGGGGTTATTCGACGATGCCATCAGCATGGGGCAGATCCTGTCGCTGCCGATGATTATTGCCGGTGTGATTATGATTATCTGGGCCTATCGCCGTCGTCCGCAGCAACAATTGTCCTGA
- the thyA gene encoding thymidylate synthase yields the protein MKQYLELVRLVREQGTPKADRTGTGTLSIFGHQMRFDLRQGFPLVTTKRCHLRSIIYELLWFLNGDTHVGYLHDHNVSIWDEWADENGNLGPVYGKQWRAWGAADGRQIDQLSRVLEQLRQDPDSRRIMVSAWNVGELDQMKLAPCHALFQFYVADGTLSCQLYQRSCDIFLGLPFNIASYALLVHMVAQQCDLKVGDFVWTGGDTHLYSNHLDQADLQLTREPRPLPTLTIKRKPASLFDYRFEDFDIQGYDPYPAIKAPVAV from the coding sequence ATGAAACAGTATTTGGAATTGGTGAGGCTGGTCCGTGAACAAGGCACGCCGAAAGCGGATCGCACCGGTACCGGCACCCTGTCGATTTTCGGCCACCAGATGCGCTTTGATTTGCGGCAGGGTTTTCCGCTGGTGACCACCAAGCGGTGCCATCTTCGTTCGATTATTTACGAGCTGCTGTGGTTTCTCAACGGCGACACTCATGTCGGTTATCTCCATGACCATAACGTTTCCATTTGGGACGAATGGGCGGATGAAAACGGCAATCTCGGTCCGGTTTACGGTAAGCAGTGGCGCGCCTGGGGTGCGGCGGACGGTCGCCAAATCGATCAGTTAAGCCGGGTGCTTGAACAACTGCGCCAGGATCCGGATTCGCGTCGCATCATGGTTTCCGCCTGGAACGTGGGGGAGCTGGACCAGATGAAACTGGCCCCCTGCCATGCGCTGTTCCAGTTTTATGTTGCCGACGGTACGCTTTCCTGCCAGCTTTACCAGCGCTCCTGCGATATTTTCCTCGGCCTGCCGTTTAATATAGCCAGCTATGCGCTGTTGGTGCATATGGTGGCGCAGCAGTGCGATCTGAAGGTGGGGGATTTTGTCTGGACCGGCGGTGATACCCATTTGTACAGCAACCATCTGGATCAGGCGGATTTGCAGTTGACCCGCGAGCCGCGTCCTTTGCCGACGCTGACGATTAAGCGTAAGCCCGCTTCGCTGTTTGATTACCGCTTTGAGGATTTCGATATCCAGGGTTACGATCCCTATCCCGCCATCAAGGCGCCGGTGGCGGTTTAA
- a CDS encoding prepilin-type N-terminal cleavage/methylation domain-containing protein, which produces MKNPISSQQGYTLIEMMLVLLLAALMTLSGSVCWQHHRNQCRLSQAGQQIADFLSRLQAHAARNNHNCRIAMKTGVGGELSAVCTSRPDEMLRFGPPLSDMRLEMSSPGYLTFRGLHNTATPAHVVLSNPAGRIKIIVSGAGRVRLCSVKGSFGGISPC; this is translated from the coding sequence ATGAAGAACCCTATTTCCTCGCAGCAGGGTTATACCCTGATAGAAATGATGCTGGTGCTGCTGTTGGCGGCGCTGATGACGCTTTCCGGCAGCGTTTGCTGGCAACACCACCGTAACCAGTGCCGGTTATCCCAGGCCGGCCAGCAGATCGCGGACTTTTTGTCGCGTTTGCAAGCGCACGCGGCGCGTAATAATCACAACTGCCGCATTGCGATGAAAACCGGCGTCGGTGGGGAGCTCTCCGCTGTCTGCACCTCCCGTCCGGATGAGATGCTTCGGTTCGGGCCGCCGCTCTCCGATATGCGCTTGGAGATGTCGTCGCCGGGGTATCTCACCTTCAGAGGGCTGCACAATACCGCCACGCCGGCGCACGTTGTGCTCAGTAATCCGGCCGGACGCATCAAAATCATCGTATCCGGCGCCGGACGGGTGCGATTGTGCAGCGTGAAGGGGAGCTTTGGGGGCATCTCGCCATGCTGA
- a CDS encoding prepilin peptidase-dependent protein, giving the protein MQREGELWGHLAMLKAGESGFSLAETLCAMAVVSLVLLSGMRLLPVMYSQCYGGIQHMRLIRHLNHGLLLIEKDLRRAGHCSPSCGRPAVVIGHRRGEGQQSCLVATYAFIPSSGVAAGGVLENETFGYRLHRGALETQRGVTHCNGPGWVKMHDPKLWIIKQLRFETVGNNAYRVTLTGAARSTPSIRHRASRIMVGRNG; this is encoded by the coding sequence GTGCAGCGTGAAGGGGAGCTTTGGGGGCATCTCGCCATGCTGAAAGCCGGTGAATCAGGTTTTAGCCTGGCCGAAACCCTGTGTGCGATGGCGGTGGTAAGCCTGGTGCTGTTATCCGGCATGCGTCTGTTACCGGTGATGTACAGCCAATGCTACGGCGGCATCCAGCATATGCGGTTGATTCGGCACCTTAACCACGGCCTGCTGTTGATTGAAAAAGATCTCCGGCGCGCCGGACACTGCTCGCCTTCCTGCGGACGACCGGCCGTGGTCATCGGCCATCGGCGAGGAGAGGGGCAACAATCCTGCCTGGTGGCTACTTACGCTTTTATACCCTCCTCGGGCGTAGCCGCCGGCGGAGTGCTGGAAAACGAAACCTTCGGCTACCGGCTGCATCGGGGGGCGCTGGAGACGCAGCGCGGCGTAACGCACTGCAACGGCCCGGGGTGGGTCAAGATGCACGATCCGAAGTTATGGATAATAAAGCAGTTGCGGTTTGAAACAGTGGGGAACAATGCCTATCGGGTAACCCTGACCGGCGCTGCGCGAAGCACGCCGTCAATCAGGCATCGCGCCAGCCGGATTATGGTGGGGCGTAACGGATGA
- a CDS encoding DUF2509 family protein has protein sequence MMPVEEQGSGALAVLPILLIIGLTAMLGWQRFLDGAVPLIHDEQRYLTAFHRAESALSWAMTVPWRGEDGECRRPEGEAFRACLCAPRLTVGWVLHAQSGVLEDARGPGEINLYRRVALTRMKEDLGETGKERRSCMLTPLASGWLDYYPG, from the coding sequence ATGATGCCGGTAGAAGAGCAAGGCAGCGGCGCGCTGGCGGTGTTGCCGATCCTGCTGATTATCGGCTTGACGGCCATGCTGGGCTGGCAGCGTTTTTTAGATGGCGCGGTACCCCTGATTCATGACGAGCAGCGTTATCTGACAGCATTCCATCGCGCTGAATCCGCATTATCCTGGGCAATGACCGTACCCTGGCGGGGGGAGGACGGCGAGTGCCGCCGCCCTGAAGGAGAAGCCTTCCGGGCCTGTCTTTGCGCGCCGCGTCTGACGGTCGGCTGGGTGCTGCATGCGCAAAGCGGCGTCCTGGAAGACGCGCGCGGGCCCGGGGAGATAAACCTCTATCGGCGGGTGGCGCTGACTAGAATGAAAGAAGACCTTGGGGAGACAGGTAAGGAGAGGCGAAGCTGCATGCTGACGCCGCTGGCCAGTGGCTGGCTGGATTATTATCCAGGCTGA
- a CDS encoding prepilin-type N-terminal cleavage/methylation domain-containing protein, translating to MHGGDERGLGMPEAMVTVLLFSVIALAFINYLQALKQTQDGLVQRQQALAFAHQALELHRLGGRDLSWDLPQGWRIDRVEQPRGPACRRVTVEVRIPSGGSAALSEWFCRKDSGGAPP from the coding sequence ATGCATGGTGGCGATGAGCGGGGACTGGGCATGCCGGAAGCCATGGTGACGGTGCTGCTGTTTTCCGTGATTGCCCTGGCCTTTATAAATTACCTGCAAGCGCTTAAGCAGACCCAGGACGGACTGGTTCAGCGCCAGCAGGCGTTGGCCTTTGCCCACCAGGCGCTTGAGCTTCATCGTCTTGGAGGACGGGACCTCTCATGGGATCTGCCCCAGGGCTGGCGGATAGACAGGGTAGAGCAGCCCCGCGGACCGGCTTGCCGACGGGTTACCGTCGAAGTGCGAATCCCGTCGGGGGGTAGCGCTGCGCTTAGCGAATGGTTTTGTCGAAAAGATTCCGGCGGTGCTCCGCCATAG